In the Terriglobus sp. RCC_193 genome, TCCTTTATGGGCCGTTTGCGCTGTAGTTCTGCGCGTCCCGCGGAAGAGGTTATTTCTTCAGAAATTCTGTGACCCTCCGCAAGTCATCCATGAAAATTTTGGTGTCCCGCTGGCGGTCTTCGTCTGTCCTGGCCCGGAGAATAGCGGACGGATGCAGGGTGGCAATGATTGGGGGGAAACCTTCAACCTCATGGATTTTCCCATGCGACTGGGTGATCTTGAAGCCTGAGCCGAGCAAGGATTGCGCTGCCGTGGCTCCGAGGCAAACAATTATCTCTGGATGAACGGCCTCAAGTTCCGCTTCCAGCCACGGCCTACAGGCATGAATCTCTTTCATACTCGGTTTCTTGTGGATGCGGAGTTTGCCACGCGGCTGCCAACCGAAGTGCTTCACCGTGTTGGTGACATAGACTTTTCGTCGATTGATATCAGCTGCTTCGAGACACTTATCGAGGAACTTCCCCGCGGGACCAACGAATGGCCTCCCCTGCTTATCTTCCTGGTCGCCTGGTTGTTCGCCGATCATCATGATCGACACCTTCGGCTTCTTTGCCTTGGCTCCCGTCTCCAGCTCTCCAAACACAGCCTGCGTTGCATTTTTATAGAGGTCGCAACCCTGACAATGCTGAACGGCCTCCTGCAAAACAGGCAGTGTTCGATCATCGGGTACAAATGGGGCTGCGCTTTGTTCCGCACCTACAGGCATGGGAGGAACTCCTTCTGCTGCGCTTGGATGCTTGAAAGAGCTATTTCAGAATTTCCTGATCATCCAAAATTTTGTGGACAATCTTTTCAAGGAACCGGGACGGCTCCGCCAGGACACCAGCTTCGGTCAGCAGCTTGGCTGCAAACTGCAACTGCCGTGGAGTATTGTTCAGCGAACTGATCTGGCCAAACTGGGCGTTGGAGAAGTTCGTCACGGGTGACCCGAAAACCCACCTGGTTCAGGGCATTGAATGCCTCGCCACGAATCTGCAGTTTTAGATCGTTCTTGAGGGTGAAATTCTTTGAACAGCGAGAAGCCCACACACAATTTTGAGGTCGTATTAAAAAGCGATTTCGTGAAAGACGAAGTCAGCAACACACACGTCATCGCATACCACGTGCATTAGGCGTCGGTTTAGTCGATCCAAAGTAAGGCCGGATGCAAAGGTCGCTGTTCTTCTCTTCGCGCAAAGATAAAAGTACCGATACAGTTTGGTTTTCATCGTGACATGCGCCACAATACGGTGACAGCACCGTGCGAAATAATTATTCCAAAGGACTTATGATTCCCCACTCCTTACGATGTCCATTGCATTGATTTAGAGCCATATGCGATAACGCTATCTCTGCAGCAACACACATGGAATTCGCCGCGAAACTATTCTGGCGAAACATTGGCTTTGGAAGGAACACACATGGAATCATTTGGGAAACAGCTCGACCGGCGGCAATTTCTACAGGCAGGTGCGGC is a window encoding:
- a CDS encoding UdgX family uracil-DNA binding protein (This protein belongs to the uracil DNA glycosylase superfamily, members of which act in excision repair of DNA. However, it belongs more specifically to UdgX branch, whose founding member was found to bind uracil in DNA (where it does not belong), without cleaving it, appears to promote DNA repair by a pathway involving RecA, rather than base excision.), yielding MPVGAEQSAAPFVPDDRTLPVLQEAVQHCQGCDLYKNATQAVFGELETGAKAKKPKVSIMMIGEQPGDQEDKQGRPFVGPAGKFLDKCLEAADINRRKVYVTNTVKHFGWQPRGKLRIHKKPSMKEIHACRPWLEAELEAVHPEIIVCLGATAAQSLLGSGFKITQSHGKIHEVEGFPPIIATLHPSAILRARTDEDRQRDTKIFMDDLRRVTEFLKK